Proteins encoded in a region of the Nicotiana tomentosiformis chromosome 9, ASM39032v3, whole genome shotgun sequence genome:
- the LOC138899199 gene encoding uncharacterized protein yields MESADEEEKRTHMKHYKKAKKEAKLAVTTAKTAAFERFYEELEGIGGDKKLFRLAKAREKKARDLDQVRCIKDEEGKVLVEEVGIRRRWQTYFHRLLNEDGDMSIVLGELENSESQHDFRFCRRIKIGEVEEAMRNMSRGRTTEPDEIPVEFWKDAGRASLEWLSRLFNVTFRTKRIPEE; encoded by the coding sequence ATGGAGAGCGCcgacgaggaggagaagaggacGCACATGAAGCACTATAAGAAGGCAAAGAAAGAGGCGAAGTTAGCGGTCACGACAGCTAAAACTGCAGCCTTTGAGCGCTTTTATGAGGAACTTGAGGGCATAGGCGGTGACAAGAAattgttcaggttagccaaggcaCGGGAGAAGAAGGCTCGGGACCtggaccaagtgaggtgcatcaaagacgaggaagGCAAGGTGTTGGTGGAAGAGGTGGGTATTAGGCGCAGGTGGCAGACATACTTCCATAGACTCCTAAACGAGGATGGGGATATGAGCATTGTGCTCGGGGAGTTGGAGAACTCAGAGAGCCAGCATGATTTCAGATTTTGTAGGCGTATTAAGATTGGGGAAGTAGAGGAGGCTATGCGAAATATGAGTAGGGGTAGGACGACCGAaccagacgagattccggtggaattttggaaggacGCAGGGCGGGCAAGCTTGGAGTGGCTTTCTAGGTTGTTTAATGTCACTTTTAGGACGAAGCGGATACCAGAAGAATGA